DNA from Methanobrevibacter sp.:
CTCTTCACAAAGCCAGAGAACTACTGTTTAATTTATATAATTTAACAATTAATCCAAACTATTTAAAAATTTCATTTAAATTTAATAATCATTGGATTAGAGGAAACATATATCATTTTATCCAAGATTTCAAGAGTAAATTGTATATGGAAAATCACAAGAATAGATTTTTGATTTATGACTTTTTAGATTCATTGAGCAGCATGTATTTTGAATTGTCTAGCTGCAAACGTGTTAATGAAGATTTATCTTATTCAAGAAAAGCCAAAGACTATGTTTTATACGAACTATTGGAGGATTTGATTAAACAGAAAAAAGAAGTGTTTGTCGGCACTTATATTGATACTGAACCTACTGTTTTAAAGCAAACTTTGGAAAAGGGAGAGTTTTCTAATGCGGATTCAGTAGTTCCAATTTCTATGGAAATGCTTATTCAAAAACCCGATTCTGAAAAAGTTGGAAAAACACTAGTTTTGCCGGGCATTATTCCAGAAATGTTCACTTCAGAAATATTTAAACCATATGACGAAATAATTATCTTATCCTACGAAGGTAGAAATCATAAATATCTGGTGGAACAATTGAATCGGCTTGTATTTGGGAATATTATTGAAGAAAAAGAGTATATGGATTATTTCAATGAAGCATTAGAGCCTTTTGATTCTGAAGTGGCTCGTGAGATATTGGATAATTTTTATAAAAGATTTAATGAAATAGAATTTGAAGAAGAAAAAACCATAGAAGAAACAGAGCCTATGGAATCAGAATTTGAAGAAAGTGAAAATATTTTCAATATAGATATTAATTTCGACAATTATATGAATGATTGGACTGAAAGTAAATCCAATTTAAGTTCGGATATTTCCAATGAAATAGATTATAAACATTATGACACTATTTCATTTAATTTACAGAATATTTCAAATAATAATTTTGTAGAAAAAAAATTACCTGTAAATAAGTCATATTTAACATTCGACAACATCTACCATATTGATGATGCAAAAGAACTAAAACCGTCTGAATTGAAAAGCGGGGATTATATCGTCATTATTGACAATGATGAAAAAAAATCCTTATTAAGCTTAGTAATAGATGCTTCTGATTTGAAATCTAAAATAAAATCTGATTTAGTTGAATATTGGAAATTAGAATTTTTAAATTTTGTTGAAATGAATAACCTCAAATATTCAGAGGTTTTTGAATTGTATCGTGAAGAAGGCGGGGATAAAACATATCAAACTGTCATGCAATGGTGTAAGGGCGAGTTAATCGGTCCCCAATCTAGTGAAGATTTATACATCATAGGCAAACTTATTGATAATGATTTCATCATAGAAAATTACAGAATAATTTTTAGACAAATTGCATTAGTAAGAAATTCACATCGTTTAATAGGAAGGAAATTGAAAAAGATGATTAAATCTATTTTAACTGATGAATACTTAGATCTTTCCAGTTTAAACGACAGCGAATACTTAATTTATGAAAATATACAAAATGGAATTTATAAAATTGTTTAATTTTTTTAAAAAGAAACTAGATTCAAAGGGGTTAAAAATATGGTTGATTATGGATACTGTCCTAACTGCGGTTCCAAATTACTGAAAAAAGAAGGCAGATTCGGCTCATTTTTAGGTTGTGAAAGATTTCCAAAATGTAAGTTTTCCCTTGATTACAAGCCTGAAAACATAGGATTAGATTTCAGCAGCATTGAAAAATGTCCCAATTGCGGTTCCAAATTACTGAAAAAAGAAGGTCGATTCGGCCCTTTTTTAAGTTGTTCAAATTATCCAAAGTGCAGATTTTCCATGAATTACAAGCCAAAAAAGAAACCGAATACACCTGTTTCACATTATAAAATTACAGTTAATAAAAGACGGCACTCTTTTCAAAATGAAAAATACAAATCTAAGGTAAAACTTACAAAAGAGTTTGTTTTTGCTAATTTAGATATGGTGCTTGAAGATTTTTTAAATACTAAAAATTGGGAGGAAGATGTTTCTTTATGCATGGACATTTTTGATGATTGCATAATGATTGAAGAGGAAGAATATCTGGATTCTGTATTGGGTTATGCTCATCATCGAAGAGATAAACGTTCTTCTATGGAATATGCATGTGATTTAATGCTTGGATGGGTTTTAGAAGATTGTTTAGTTGAGATACTGAATGAACTGGGATATAAAACATCTTTAAATGGAGCAGATAAAAATAGAAAATTCTTATTGAATCCAACAACAGATTCAGACTTGAAAGTTTTGGTTGATGAAAAAGAAGTCCTGATAGAATCGGTGAATGATTTTACAGGATATTGGAAAAAAACCAAATGGGTTCCTTTAAGGGATAATAAATATCTTAAATTAAAAAGAGAAAAAAGTTTATTATTTGGAATAGACTATAAAAATGAATTATTTATTTTGCTTAATAGCTCACAAAGAAAAGCACAATATATTCAATACCACAGGCCGTTCAGCAAACCGGCATATGCTATATTATTAAATAATGATGATTTTCATAATTTAAATGAAGTTAGATCTATTATTGAAAAAACTTTATCAGAATATTGATACTACAAATATTATTTAAAAAAGAAGGTAAGCCCAAATTTAGTAGCTCCTAACTTGATTAAAAACAGTTTTATTAAAGTAAATCTCTTTTAAATCCTCAGGGCTTAAATTAAATTTTTTAAATTCCTCATTATTTTCGAGAATATATAAAAGCAAATCTTCTTTATATTCATTTTTTGAATAATGCATAGCTTTGTGACAATTAGGACATAGTGAAATTACATTTTCTTCACAATCTAACTCCTCTTTA
Protein-coding regions in this window:
- a CDS encoding topoisomerase DNA-binding C4 zinc finger domain-containing protein; the encoded protein is MVDYGYCPNCGSKLLKKEGRFGSFLGCERFPKCKFSLDYKPENIGLDFSSIEKCPNCGSKLLKKEGRFGPFLSCSNYPKCRFSMNYKPKKKPNTPVSHYKITVNKRRHSFQNEKYKSKVKLTKEFVFANLDMVLEDFLNTKNWEEDVSLCMDIFDDCIMIEEEEYLDSVLGYAHHRRDKRSSMEYACDLMLGWVLEDCLVEILNELGYKTSLNGADKNRKFLLNPTTDSDLKVLVDEKEVLIESVNDFTGYWKKTKWVPLRDNKYLKLKREKSLLFGIDYKNELFILLNSSQRKAQYIQYHRPFSKPAYAILLNNDDFHNLNEVRSIIEKTLSEY